The nucleotide sequence TAATACATGGCATTATTGACATGTCCAAAGGCATCCATATCACCCCATGCGACTGTTTGTTCATAAATAACTGGATATTGTTTTAATTCTGACATTATTATTCTCAAGTCTTAATTTCTATAAAGTTTACATTCGATTCAAATACTGCATTTAACTGCTGTAGCAAGTCCTCCCGATCTTGTAAGGCAGCTTTAATTCTTAAATAACTCATACGAATATCATCCGGATACAAGTCAAGTAGTTGCTGGGCTTGATCTGTATAGCCTGTGGCTTGCAACACATGCCATTTCGCAAAGCTTAAAACCGGTAATGCCGGATACTTGGTTTCCCAGTGCGAAATCTGTTGTGCAATCGCATCATAATCCGGGTTTTGACGCAATAACTGTTGTTGGAACCACAAATAAAATACATCCTGATTAAATTGCTGTTCCATTAAATGAATCGCAAGCACTTCATGCTCGGCACTCATTTCTGGTATTCTAAATAATAATTTCAACCATAATAATTTGACCGAATAGTCACGATCAAATATTTGCGGTTTTAAATCTAAATAACGTTGCTGTAAATAAAATAAATCGTCCTGTGTGGCTTGGTCATAGGCTAATAATAATTGTTCAAGCCATGTTTTTTTTACTTCTTGGTCTAAATGCCCATATTGGGTCGAACGTAAATATAACCAAGGAAACTGCATGGCAAATACCCCCCATAAGGCGACAAGGCGCTGCTCATAGGCTGTTTTAACCTGTATTAACCAAGGTGATAATTCATGCTGATTTAAAAACTCTAAATGGGTAAGTGCTTGTTCACCTTGCTGTTGTGATAAATAAATTTCAATCCGCTGTAATTCTGCCAATTCAAATGCCATGGGATTGGACTGATTTAAAGCAGTTAATGCATGGGTATATTGCTGTTGCCCCCAAGATAAACGTGCATCAATAATATGTTTAAGTAAACCCGACTTGGTAAAAGACTGGTGAATAAAATCCCGCTGATCCTGCGCAGCGTTTAATAACCAGATGACTGCCAGTTGTTCATAAGGATGTAAGCGGGAAAAACTAAAGACCGTTTGAGTTTTACGTTGTTCACGGCTGCGATACTGCTTGATCGCATACCAGATGCAATGCATCAGAAAACTCACGCTCACCAAGGATGCGGCCAAAAACCAGAGGGTGGTTTGTAACTGCCACTCGCGCCAATACAGATAGACATAGCCAGCCCCATGTCCATAACTCAGGATACTCAGCCCCGCAATACCAAGCAGGCAGACAAATAAATAGGCTAGCAGAATCTGTTTCATAAGCAATTAGCCCACTAGGGTGCGTGTGTTTAATAATGGAATCGGAGTAATCGGGGTGGCCTTGATTTGATACAATTGCTGAATCCATTTTTGGCTCTGTGCATCCGGCAATTGTTCCAAGACTTCAATCACGGCATTCAGTGCCTGCTGAAAAGCGACAGATTGGTCTTTTTGTAAGGTATTCTGTGCGATGAGCAAGCGCAACTGGGCCTCTTTCAGTACCAGATGCCGTTGCATCAAGACTGTGCTTGGCTGATCTGCGGATTCAACCTGAATCCAGCGCTGCCAGAAAGAGCGTTGAGTTTCTGGACGCTGACGATGTGGTGTCTGAATTTCTTTTTCAATTTCAGCATCCATCTGCACCAAGAGTTCTTTTACTTTATTTTGCTGCACTAATCGGCTGTTCACGAATTTTTTCAGCATGTCCTGATCTTTCGCAATTACTTGCTGCAAACTACTGACCAAGGCAGGCGCTAAAACATAATCATCCAGCTCATTGGATAACTGAGTTAATTTTTCTATTGCAGTGGCGTATTGTTGCTGTTGCAGTGCAAATTCGATCAGATCCAGATGTTGCTGTACCAAGGCAATATCATTTTGCGTTGCATCAATTGTCACTTCACGTCCTGACGCTTTAGATGAAGTGGTTCCAGCATTTTCCTGCTGAGCAGAAATCTGGCGTTTTAAAGCCACGAACTGATCATTGAGATTGGCATTTTGCTGCTGTAACTGATTGATGCTTTGATTGAATTCAGTCTGTGCTGTATTCAGAACATGTAAGTCGTAGCTGAGCTTAACTAGCCACGCCATACTCAAGATGAACAATACAATGAATAGTTTCTTCATGCGTTCCCTAATATCAGCCTCATTTTCTGCAAGATCGTGTTTGCGTCTAAATCATCGATTTCTACGAATTGAAAACTTGCCTGATGCTGCTGTTGATATTCCCCAAGAATAGTAGCCAAACGTGGCCCCAAAACCAAATAACAGACGTGCTGCATGAACTCTGCATCATCCTGCATAAGTGCCAGCCAGTTTAACCAGCTTGCTTCACTGGTGATCAGAACTGCAAAACGCTGCTGCGTCTTAAGCAGCCCCAGGTTCTTTGCCAAAATCGTTGCTGTCGTTTCAGGACATTGCCGCCGGTACAAAATAAAGTTTAAAACTTTAATATTGCTGGCACGTAAATGATCCATCATAAATTGACGACCACCTTCTCCGCGCCAGAAGGCTACACCTGAACCAGAAGCCAGTTGCTTCAACACAGGCAATTGCAGCATGCCTTCCGAAGTTTCGACCTCAGGCACATGACTATGAATGCCATAGCTCGCCAATGCCTGTTCAGTGGCTTTACCCACTGCCACCCAATGCACCTGTGCCAAAGTCGAGAGCGCGACTCCAGCCTGTTGCAAATATTGCATACCAATCTGGGCAGCCGTCGGGCTAACCACCACAATAATCTGTGCCTGCTCCAGCTGCTGATACAAACTCGACAGCTCATCGGAATAAGGCATTGCATGCAGTTCGAGCAAAGGCAATTCTAAAACAGACACTTGCGCTGCCTGTAACTGCTGGGTCAAACCTGCAGCACGATCACTGGGGCGGGTATTAATCAATAACATCAGTGTGAATAGAGTGCTTTCAGCAACTCGCCAGCACCTTGATCAAGCAAGTCTTTTGCCAGCTTCACACCCAATTGCTCTGCATCTGCCGTTTTTCCAGTCTGCTGTGCCCGGAGCAAAACTGCTCCATCGATACTGCCTACACGACCTTCGATTGAAATCACACCCTCTTTGAGCGTGGCATAACCGGCAATCGGCACCTGACAGCCGCCTTCTAGATAGGCATTAAAGGCACGTTCGGCACGTACACACGCATCTGTATCCGCATGCAGGAGTGGCTGAATCAAGTCCAGCACCGTCTGATCATGAGTACGGCATTCCAGTCCCAATGCCCCTTGACCCACGGCCGGCAGACTGACTTCAGGCGTCAGAGTATGACGAATACGTTCTGCCAGACCCAAGCGTTTTAAACCGGCACTGGCCAGAATAATCGCATCATACTGGCCTGCATCCAGTTTAGATAAACGTGTGCCGACATTACCGCGTAAATCGATAATGTCCAGATCTGGACGCTGTTTTAAAATCTGGGTTTTACGGCGCAAGCTTGAGGTTCCGACTTTGGCGCCTTGTGGCAATTCTTCAAAACTAGTGTAGGTATTCGACACAAAGGCATCTAAGGGATCTTCACGTTCACAGATCACTGCCAGACTCAGACCTTCGGGCAAGGCCATCGGGACATCTTTCATGGAATGCACAGCCAGATCTGCACGACCATCCAGTAAAGCGGCTTCTAATTCTTTTACAAACAGTCCTTTTCCACCAATTTTAGCCAGTGGTGTATCTAGAATTTTATCGCCCTGTGTAACAAAAGTGACTAACTCGACCTGCAAACCAGCGTGCAAATCTTGTAGGCGCGCACGGATGTGTTCCGCTTGCCAAAGCGCAAGTGGACTTTGTCGAGTTGCAATTTTTAGGGTCTTCATAAATTTCAATAACAGTAAATGAGAACAATAGTCTAAACTTAACCTGCTCACTTGAAAATGCAAGTGAATTTATACAAGTTTCAACTGAATGCTCTCATTCATCCCCCGCTAAAGCTTTTGAATCCGATCTCGTAAAAACGGTAAATGTCGCCGACTAACCGCCAAACGATCGTCCAGCTCACGACAACGTACCTGATACTGACCAGAACTCACCACTTCCAGACCATCCAGATAATGCACCGAGATCAAGGCATTACGATGAATCCGGATAAACTGGTTCCCAAACTCCTGCTCTAACTCCTTTAAGGTTTCATCAATCAATACACTGCCGTTTTTATGACGCACAGTGACATATTTCTGATCCGCCAGAAAATAATAGATATTTTCAACTGGCACCAATTCGACACCACGATAGGTCTTTGCCGCAATCTGCTGGCGGCTGATATTGATTTCGTCCATATTTTCTTTTTGTTTTAGTTGGCTCATTTGAGCTTGGGTAAGTTTAGTTAAGTGCTCTAAAACCTGTGCCAATTCCTGTTGCATCACCGGTTTAAGCAAGTAGCCTTCGGCATTTGATTTAAATGCATCCAGCGCATGTTGGTCATAGGCCGTACAAAAGACAATGGCCGGCATTGGATCCAGTTGACGCAAATGTTGCGCACAAGCCAGTCCGTTCATTTCAGGCATTTGAATATCTAATAGGATGACATCGGGTTCGTATTGGTGAGCCAGATCAATCGCTTGACGGCCATGGCTTGCTGTCGCCACCACATCATGCCCCAGTTGAGAGACCAAACGTGATAAACGCTCGACGGCCAAAGGCTCATCATCACAAATCAGGATGTCCATTTCTCCTCCTTACCCAGTTAACATCATCAGATGAATGATAAAGCTAACTGCGATTTCTTTGATTTATTTTTATTTATATTGATATCGCACTACCGTCGTAAACATCCCTTCGCCGGCAAAGGTTTGAAAAGTCACACTGGGTCCATAATAAGCTTGCAGACGCTGTCTGACATTTTCTATTGCAATACCATGTCCCTTTTTTAAAGTTTTATTATCCTGTGCATAAGGGTTCGTTATGATGATATTAATTTGATTTTGCAATATTTCAACCAATATGCTTATGGTACTCTTTGTAAGAATTTTTTCAACTCCATGGAAAATACTATTTTCTAGCAAGGGTTGTAAAGTTAATAATGGAATTTGAACTTGTGAGTATAAGTCTTTGTTTTCTAACTTCCATTCGACCTGCAAACGCTCACCTAGACGGATCTGCTCAATCTCCAGATAGCGCTGGCACAGATCAATTTCCTCCTGCAGGTTGACCAGTTTTAATTCCTGAAAACTGGCACGAAATAACCGTGACAAATTCAGCAGCATGTGCTCGGCTTTATCCGGATTGATACTGATCAGGCTGATCACACTGTTCATGCTGTTAAACAAAAAATGCGGCTGAATCCGTGCCTGCATGGCCTGAATCCTAGCATTCAACTCACTATGCTGCTGCTGCTCCCATTGCTCACGCAAATAAAGATAGCGAAAACAGAAAGTTCCCAGCAAAATTCCCAGACTTAAATGGAGTCCGACCCGATCCAGCGCAATCGCCAGGTTTAAATCCTGAAAATTAAAATTCTGTCCAAAATATATCAAGATATTCAGGTTCACCGTAGTGAGCAGTACAATTGCCTGTAACAGCAGAAATCCAGAAATCAAAGCCAGTTTGATTCCCATACGTTGAAAGGCTTGATGGAACAGCTCGACCAGTGCTGCAAAACATAACAGTACCCAGTTGATATACAGGATATATTGCAGCAGGTGCATTCCATTCAAAGCCTGCCAGGATTGCGCTTCTGCAAGCGCCAGAATCATGGCCAGAATATTGCCGCCAGCAAACAGTTCCAGCAAATAGCGTAGATTGCCGATCTGGCTAAAAAAATAGGAATTTTGCGTCTGTTCGTTTATCGATGTAAAAGATTGAGCAGATGTGACTTCGGCAATGGGCTTTGAATTTGTTATACTCTTTTTCGTTCTACTGCTTTTAATCTGATTGAGCCGACATGACCACATCTTCTAATTCCTCTAATCCATCACACGCCCAGACTTCGGGTATGTGGGGCGGTCGTTTCTCTGAAGCGACTGATGCTTTTGTTGCTGAATTTACAGCATCTGTTCAATTTGACCAACGTTTTTATAAACAAGATATTGCAGGCTCGATTGCCCATGCAACCATGCTGGCAAAAGTGGGCGTACTGACCACGCAAGAACGCGATGACATTATTGAAGGTCTGACAGCGATTCAAGCCGATATTGAAGCAGGCAACTTTGAATGGCGCATTGATTTAGAAGATGTCCACATGAACATTGAGTCACGCCTGACTCAACGTATCGGCATTACTGGCAAGAAACTGCATACCGGTCGTAGCCGTAATGACCAGGTGGCGACAGATATCCGTCTTTATGTACGCGATGAAATCGATAGCATCCTGGAATTACTGAAAAAACTAGAAAAAGGTATTTTAAGCTTAGCGGCTAAAAACACCGACACCATCATGCCAGGCTTCACCCACTTGCAAACCGCTCAGCCAGTGACTTTTGGTCATCATCTAATGGCTTGGTTTGAAATGCTGGTACGCGATTCAGAACGTCTGATTGATTGCCGTAAGCGTGTCAACCGTATGCCGCTTGGTTCTGCTGCACTTGCAGGTACTACTTATCCAATCGACCGTGCTTATACTGCTGAACTGCTAGGTTTTGAAGCTGTTGCTGAAAACTCGCTGGATGCAGTATCGGATCGTGACTTTGCGATTGAATTTAATGCCGCTGCATCTTTAATTATGATGCATTTATCACGTATGTCTGAAGAACTGATTCTATGGACATCTGCACAGTTCAAATTCGTGAATATTCCAGATCGCTTCTGTACTGGCTCTTCAATCATGCCGCAGAAGAAAAATCCGGATGTGCCTGAACTGGTACGTGGTAAAACCGGCCGTGTCTATGGCGATTTGATGAGCCTGCTGACTTTAATGAAAGGCCAGCCTCTAGCCTATAACAAAGACAATCAGGAAGATAAAGAGCCATTGTTCGATGCGATCGATACAGTTCGTGGTTCACTCATGGCATTTGCTGACATGATTCCTGCACTGGTTCCAAACATTGCTGAAATGCGCGAAGCAGCGCTGCGTGGTTTCTCAACTGCGACTGACCTGGCTGATTACTTGGTAAAAAACGGCGTTGCATTCCGTGATGCGCACGAGATTGTAGGTAAAGCGGTTGCACTCGGTGTACAAGAATCTAAAGACCTGTCTGAATTGACACTCGAACAACTGCAACAGTTCTCTGACCTGATTCAAGCAGACGTATTTGAAAAAGCCCTAACTCTTGAAGCTTCGGTGAATGCCCGTAATCACATTGGTGGCACCGCGCCTGCTCAAGTGAAAGCAGCCATTGAGCGTGCACATGCGCGTTTGGAACAACTTTACGCATAATTTTGGAGTATGGATATGTCTCGACAAGTTTTTTGCCGTAAGTATCAGGCGGACATGGAAGG is from Acinetobacter lwoffii and encodes:
- the hemC gene encoding hydroxymethylbilane synthase; this encodes MKTLKIATRQSPLALWQAEHIRARLQDLHAGLQVELVTFVTQGDKILDTPLAKIGGKGLFVKELEAALLDGRADLAVHSMKDVPMALPEGLSLAVICEREDPLDAFVSNTYTSFEELPQGAKVGTSSLRRKTQILKQRPDLDIIDLRGNVGTRLSKLDAGQYDAIILASAGLKRLGLAERIRHTLTPEVSLPAVGQGALGLECRTHDQTVLDLIQPLLHADTDACVRAERAFNAYLEGGCQVPIAGYATLKEGVISIEGRVGSIDGAVLLRAQQTGKTADAEQLGVKLAKDLLDQGAGELLKALYSH
- a CDS encoding sensor histidine kinase, which encodes MWSCRLNQIKSSRTKKSITNSKPIAEVTSAQSFTSINEQTQNSYFFSQIGNLRYLLELFAGGNILAMILALAEAQSWQALNGMHLLQYILYINWVLLCFAALVELFHQAFQRMGIKLALISGFLLLQAIVLLTTVNLNILIYFGQNFNFQDLNLAIALDRVGLHLSLGILLGTFCFRYLYLREQWEQQQHSELNARIQAMQARIQPHFLFNSMNSVISLISINPDKAEHMLLNLSRLFRASFQELKLVNLQEEIDLCQRYLEIEQIRLGERLQVEWKLENKDLYSQVQIPLLTLQPLLENSIFHGVEKILTKSTISILVEILQNQINIIITNPYAQDNKTLKKGHGIAIENVRQRLQAYYGPSVTFQTFAGEGMFTTVVRYQYK
- the argH gene encoding argininosuccinate lyase gives rise to the protein MTTSSNSSNPSHAQTSGMWGGRFSEATDAFVAEFTASVQFDQRFYKQDIAGSIAHATMLAKVGVLTTQERDDIIEGLTAIQADIEAGNFEWRIDLEDVHMNIESRLTQRIGITGKKLHTGRSRNDQVATDIRLYVRDEIDSILELLKKLEKGILSLAAKNTDTIMPGFTHLQTAQPVTFGHHLMAWFEMLVRDSERLIDCRKRVNRMPLGSAALAGTTYPIDRAYTAELLGFEAVAENSLDAVSDRDFAIEFNAAASLIMMHLSRMSEELILWTSAQFKFVNIPDRFCTGSSIMPQKKNPDVPELVRGKTGRVYGDLMSLLTLMKGQPLAYNKDNQEDKEPLFDAIDTVRGSLMAFADMIPALVPNIAEMREAALRGFSTATDLADYLVKNGVAFRDAHEIVGKAVALGVQESKDLSELTLEQLQQFSDLIQADVFEKALTLEASVNARNHIGGTAPAQVKAAIERAHARLEQLYA
- a CDS encoding LytR/AlgR family response regulator transcription factor produces the protein MDILICDDEPLAVERLSRLVSQLGHDVVATASHGRQAIDLAHQYEPDVILLDIQMPEMNGLACAQHLRQLDPMPAIVFCTAYDQHALDAFKSNAEGYLLKPVMQQELAQVLEHLTKLTQAQMSQLKQKENMDEINISRQQIAAKTYRGVELVPVENIYYFLADQKYVTVRHKNGSVLIDETLKELEQEFGNQFIRIHRNALISVHYLDGLEVVSSGQYQVRCRELDDRLAVSRRHLPFLRDRIQKL
- a CDS encoding uroporphyrinogen-III synthase, translated to MLLINTRPSDRAAGLTQQLQAAQVSVLELPLLELHAMPYSDELSSLYQQLEQAQIIVVVSPTAAQIGMQYLQQAGVALSTLAQVHWVAVGKATEQALASYGIHSHVPEVETSEGMLQLPVLKQLASGSGVAFWRGEGGRQFMMDHLRASNIKVLNFILYRRQCPETTATILAKNLGLLKTQQRFAVLITSEASWLNWLALMQDDAEFMQHVCYLVLGPRLATILGEYQQQHQASFQFVEIDDLDANTILQKMRLILGNA